In Mustela lutreola isolate mMusLut2 chromosome 1, mMusLut2.pri, whole genome shotgun sequence, one genomic interval encodes:
- the RPL34 gene encoding large ribosomal subunit protein eL34 isoform X2 gives MVQRLTYRRRLSYNTASNKTRLSRTPGNRIVYLYTKKVGKAPKSACGVCPGRLRGVRAVRPKVLMRLSKTKKHVSRAYGGSMCAKCVRDRIKRAFLIEEQKIVVKVLKAQAQSQKAK, from the exons ATGGTCCAGCGTTTGACCTACCGTCGTAGGCTGTCCTACAATACAGCCTCTAATAAAACTAGGCT GTCCCGAACCCCAGGTAATAGAATCGTTTACCTTTATACCAAGAAGGTTGGGAAAGCACCGAAATCTGCATGTGGCGTGTGCCCAGGCCGACTTCGAGGA GTTCGTGCTGTGAGGCCTAAAGTGCTTATGAGGTTGTCTAAAACGAAAAAACATGTCAGCAGGGCCTACGGTGGTTCCATGTGTGCCAAGTGTGTTCGTGACAG gatCAAGCGTGCTTTCCTTATCGAGGAGCAGAAAATCGTTGTGAAAGTGTTGAAGGCACAAGCACAGAGTCAGAAagctaaataa